In a single window of the Rhineura floridana isolate rRhiFlo1 chromosome 3, rRhiFlo1.hap2, whole genome shotgun sequence genome:
- the LOC133380784 gene encoding monoacylglycerol lipase ABHD6-like isoform X1, which yields MLTFVTMYRLPSILMFRIMIWYKRQKRGVAVKHVEHDGYRFCYFSRGEAGPQPSVLMLHGFAFNKDIWLNAIKLFPQDLHVVCLDMPGDGETTRLLGESYTAAVQVARIHQFVECPGLNPKPFHLVGFSMGGMVAGIYAARYPSEISGLSLLCPSGLQYPEDSNVTKCLKELQQSINLHSFLKLGLYHPNIANMQLLRGYLEDVRPHQSFFIQCFLDISSTKSKYSLHDNMNKIRAPTQIIWGKEDKVIDPSGAKVLASTIPNSQVHMLENCGHFIALERPRKSAKHLLEFYNSVYDRIRGLHKSH from the exons GTACAAACGTCAGAAAAGGGGTGTGGCAGTGAAACATGTCGAGCATGATGGCTACAGATTCTGTTATTTCTCCCGAGGGGAGGCCGGACCCCAGCCATCTGTGCTGATGCTTCATGGGTTTGCATTCAACAAGGACATATGGTTAAATGCAATCAAA CTCTTTCCTCAGGATCTCCATGTGGTCTGCCTTGACATGCCAGGTGATGGAGAAACCACTCGTTTGCTGGGAGAAAGTTATACAGCAGCAGTTCAGGTTGCAAGGATACACCAG TTTGTTGAGTGTCCTGGTCTGAACCCAAAGCCTTTCCACCTGGTTGGCTTCTCTATGGGCGGAATGGTCGCTGGCATTTATGCTGCTCGGTATCCATCAGAGATCTCTGGCTTGTCCCTCCTTTGCCCATCTG GTCTACAATACCCAGAAGATAGCAATGTAACCAAGTGCTTGAAGGAGCTGCAGCAATCTATTAACTTGCATAGTTTCCTCAAACTTGGCTTATATCACCCCAACATCGCAAACATGCAG CTCCTAAGAGGATACCTTGAAGATGTGAGACCACATCAGTCTTTTTTTATACAAT GTTTTTTAGATATCTCCAGCACAAAGTCCAAGTACagccttcatgacaacatgaacAAGATTAGAGCTCCCACACAGATCATTTGGGGAAAGGAAGACAAG GTGATTGACCCTTCTGGAGCAAAAGTTTTAGCCAGCACCATTCCGAATTCTCAAGTGCATATGCTGGAGAACTGTGGACACTTCATAGCACTAGAGAGACCCAGGAAATCTGCAAAGCACCTTTTGGAATTCTACAACTCAGTTTATGACAGAATAAGAGGTTTGCATAAATCTCACTAA
- the LOC133380784 gene encoding monoacylglycerol lipase ABHD6-like isoform X3, protein MLTFVTMYRLPSILMFRIMIWYKRQKRGVAVKHVEHDGYRFCYFSRGEAGPQPSVLMLHGFAFNKDIWLNAIKLFPQDLHVVCLDMPGDGETTRLLGESYTAAVQVARIHQFVECPGLNPKPFHLVGFSMGGMVAGIYAARYPSEISGLSLLCPSGLQYPEDSNVTKCLKELQQSINLHSFLKLGLYHPNIANMQLLRGYLEDVRPHQSFFIQCFLDISSTKSKYSLHDNMNKIRAPTQIIWGKEDKMPRCC, encoded by the exons GTACAAACGTCAGAAAAGGGGTGTGGCAGTGAAACATGTCGAGCATGATGGCTACAGATTCTGTTATTTCTCCCGAGGGGAGGCCGGACCCCAGCCATCTGTGCTGATGCTTCATGGGTTTGCATTCAACAAGGACATATGGTTAAATGCAATCAAA CTCTTTCCTCAGGATCTCCATGTGGTCTGCCTTGACATGCCAGGTGATGGAGAAACCACTCGTTTGCTGGGAGAAAGTTATACAGCAGCAGTTCAGGTTGCAAGGATACACCAG TTTGTTGAGTGTCCTGGTCTGAACCCAAAGCCTTTCCACCTGGTTGGCTTCTCTATGGGCGGAATGGTCGCTGGCATTTATGCTGCTCGGTATCCATCAGAGATCTCTGGCTTGTCCCTCCTTTGCCCATCTG GTCTACAATACCCAGAAGATAGCAATGTAACCAAGTGCTTGAAGGAGCTGCAGCAATCTATTAACTTGCATAGTTTCCTCAAACTTGGCTTATATCACCCCAACATCGCAAACATGCAG CTCCTAAGAGGATACCTTGAAGATGTGAGACCACATCAGTCTTTTTTTATACAAT GTTTTTTAGATATCTCCAGCACAAAGTCCAAGTACagccttcatgacaacatgaacAAGATTAGAGCTCCCACACAGATCATTTGGGGAAAGGAAGACAAG atgCCACGCTGCTGCTGA
- the LOC133380784 gene encoding monoacylglycerol lipase ABHD6-like isoform X2, with protein MLTFVTMYRLPSILMFRIMIWYKRQKRGVAVKHVEHDGYRFCYFSRGEAGPQPSVLMLHGFAFNKDIWLNAIKLFPQDLHVVCLDMPGDGETTRLLGESYTAAVQVARIHQFVECPGLNPKPFHLVGFSMGGMVAGIYAARYPSEISGLSLLCPSGLQYPEDSNVTKCLKELQQSINLHSFLKLGLYHPNIANMQLLRGYLEDVRPHQSFFIQCFLDISSTKSKYSLHDNMNKIRAPTQIIWGKEDKPLMKGWLHKLKRVGL; from the exons GTACAAACGTCAGAAAAGGGGTGTGGCAGTGAAACATGTCGAGCATGATGGCTACAGATTCTGTTATTTCTCCCGAGGGGAGGCCGGACCCCAGCCATCTGTGCTGATGCTTCATGGGTTTGCATTCAACAAGGACATATGGTTAAATGCAATCAAA CTCTTTCCTCAGGATCTCCATGTGGTCTGCCTTGACATGCCAGGTGATGGAGAAACCACTCGTTTGCTGGGAGAAAGTTATACAGCAGCAGTTCAGGTTGCAAGGATACACCAG TTTGTTGAGTGTCCTGGTCTGAACCCAAAGCCTTTCCACCTGGTTGGCTTCTCTATGGGCGGAATGGTCGCTGGCATTTATGCTGCTCGGTATCCATCAGAGATCTCTGGCTTGTCCCTCCTTTGCCCATCTG GTCTACAATACCCAGAAGATAGCAATGTAACCAAGTGCTTGAAGGAGCTGCAGCAATCTATTAACTTGCATAGTTTCCTCAAACTTGGCTTATATCACCCCAACATCGCAAACATGCAG CTCCTAAGAGGATACCTTGAAGATGTGAGACCACATCAGTCTTTTTTTATACAAT GTTTTTTAGATATCTCCAGCACAAAGTCCAAGTACagccttcatgacaacatgaacAAGATTAGAGCTCCCACACAGATCATTTGGGGAAAGGAAGACAAG cccctgatgaagggttggttgcacaagctgaaacgcgttgggctttga